Genomic DNA from Microbaculum marinisediminis:
ATAGGCGCAGGAATAGTTGAGCCCCTCGTCGAGGAACAGCCGGTACATGTCCGTCGACAGGTCGTAGTGGTGGCGGGCATGTTCCGCGGCGGCGCCGAGCGGATTGGCCTGCTGCCACCGCTTCAGGCCGCGCCAGGCGCGGCGCAACAGCTTCTGCGAGCCGGCCGACGCCAGCCCCGACCGGTTGACCGAGAACAGCTCCAGGAACTGATGGACGTTCGAGCCGTCCTCGAAGGTCAGCGTGCCGTCCATGTAGGCTTCGGCGGCGATCAGCTCGGGATTAAAGGCAAGCTTGTGGTGCAGCGCCTTGTCGTGCAGGCGAACCGTGACCGTCGGTCCGTTCTCGCCCGAGCCGAACTCGTGCAAGGCCCCGGCGGCGTCGTAGAGCCGCATCCGACCGTTGCGCACGAATTTTCTCAACAGGCCCGACAACATCCGCATGCCGTCCCCCTCTCCGCCAGTTGTAACGCTGTCGCGTTATAGCGAACGCGCGACGTTTGGATAGCCGCGTTGTGGACCGGCAGTGCTTGCCCGCGGCAAGGCACACGTCACGGGCTGCCGGTGTCTAGCGCGGGCGGAAAGCCGAAATGCCGGATCGCGCGGCACCGACGAACCAGCCCGGGTCGGCCGAACGGACGGCCGGCGATCCTACTCGAATTCCATGATCACCGCGTCGACGGCGAGGCTGTCGCCCTGGGCGGCGTGGACCTTGGAGACGGTCACGTCACGCTCCGCGCGCAGGACGTTCTCCATCTTCATCGCCTCGACGATGGCGAGCGTCTCGCCGGCCTTGACCTCCTGGCCTTCGGCGACGGCGATCGACACGACCAGCCCCGGCATCGGGCAAAGCAGCAGCCTGGAGGTGTCCGGCGGCTCCTTGATCGGCATCAGGGCGGCGAGCTCGGCTTCCCTCTCGGTGAAGACATCGGCCTCGAGCGATACCCCGCTATGGGCGAGCGCGTAGCCGGTCAGCGTTGGCTTGACCTGTACCGAGACGCCCTCGCCGTCGATGGTTCCGCTCCACACCGGCTTGCCCGGCACCCAATGGGAATGGACGTGCACAGGCTTGTCGTCCCCGTCTTCAAGGAAGGCGATGGAATAGTCGGGCATCTCACCGGAAACGGACAGATGCACCTCGCGCCCGTCGAGACGGACGATGCGCCGGTTCGGGAACCGGTAGCCCTCGCGGTTGAGCTGGCCGGTGATGGCCCGCCGGCGGGTGTTGTAGAGATGATCGACGCAGGTCGCGACCGCGCAGATCACGCGTTCGGCATGGCCCGAAGGCGAGCGCGGCTGGAAACCGTCGGGATATTCCTCCGCGATGAAGGCCGTCGACAGGTTGCCGGAGATCCAGCGCGGGTGCTCCATCAACGCCGACAGGAACGGAATGTTCTGCTGGATGCCCTCGATGTAGAAGGCGTCGAGTGCCCGGCTCATGTGCTCGATGGCGCTTTTGCGGTCCGGCCCGTGGGTCACCAGCTTGGCGATCATCGGGTCGTAGAACATCGAGATCTCGCCGCCTTCGTAGACGCCGGTGTCGTTGCGGATCGTCAGACCGTCATCGTCGGTGCCCTCCATCGGCGGCTGATAGCGCACCAGGCGGCCCGTCGAGGGCAGGAAGTTGCGGAACGGGTCCTCCGCGTAGACGCGGGACTCGATCGCCCAGCCGTTGAGCTTGATGTCGTCCTGGCCGAACGGCAGTTTCTCGCCCGCCGCGACCCGGATCATCTGCTCGACCAGATCGATGCCCGTGATCATCTCGGTCACGGGATGTTCGACCTGCAGGCGGGTGTTCATCTCCAGGAAGTAGAAGGACTTGTCCTGGCCGGCGACGAACTCGACGGTTCCCGCGGAGAAGTAGTCCACCGCCTTGGCCAGCGCGACCGCCTGCTCGCCCATCGCCTTGCGGGTCTTCTCGTCGAGAAGCGGGCTCGGTGCCTCCTCGACCACCTTCTGGTTGCGCCGCTGGATCGAGCATTCGCGCTCGCCCAGATAGACGACGTTGCCGTGCTTGTCGCCGATCAGCTGGATCTCGACGTGGCGCGGGTTCTCGATGAATTTCTCGATGAACACGCGGTCGTCGCCGAACGAGGACTTCGCCTCGGATTTCGCGCGGGTGAAGCCTTCGGCCACCTCGTCGGCCGAATAGGCGACGCGCATGCCCTTGCCGCCACCGCCTGCCGACGCCTTGATCATCACCGGATAGCCGATCTCGTCGGCGATCCTGACGGCTTCCTTCTCGTCCTCGATCACACCGAGATAGCCCGGCACGGTCGAAACACCGGCGGCGTCGGCGGCCTTCTTGGATTCGATCTTGTCGCCCATCGCCTCGATGGCGCCGACCGGCGGGCCGATGAAGGCGATGCCGGCCTTGTCCAGCGCCTCGGCGAACTTCGAATTCTCCGACAGAAAGCCGTAGCCCGGATGCACCGCTTCCGCGCCCGTCTGCCGACAGGCGTCGAGGATCTTGTCGATGATCAGATAGGACTCCGCGGCCGGCGGCGGGCCGATATGCACCGCCTCGTCGGCCATCTCGACGTGCAGCGCGTCCTTGTCGGCATCCGAATAAACCGCGACGGTCGCGATGCCCATCTTCCG
This window encodes:
- the accC gene encoding acetyl-CoA carboxylase biotin carboxylase subunit, which gives rise to MFSKILIANRGEIACRVIKTARKMGIATVAVYSDADKDALHVEMADEAVHIGPPPAAESYLIIDKILDACRQTGAEAVHPGYGFLSENSKFAEALDKAGIAFIGPPVGAIEAMGDKIESKKAADAAGVSTVPGYLGVIEDEKEAVRIADEIGYPVMIKASAGGGGKGMRVAYSADEVAEGFTRAKSEAKSSFGDDRVFIEKFIENPRHVEIQLIGDKHGNVVYLGERECSIQRRNQKVVEEAPSPLLDEKTRKAMGEQAVALAKAVDYFSAGTVEFVAGQDKSFYFLEMNTRLQVEHPVTEMITGIDLVEQMIRVAAGEKLPFGQDDIKLNGWAIESRVYAEDPFRNFLPSTGRLVRYQPPMEGTDDDGLTIRNDTGVYEGGEISMFYDPMIAKLVTHGPDRKSAIEHMSRALDAFYIEGIQQNIPFLSALMEHPRWISGNLSTAFIAEEYPDGFQPRSPSGHAERVICAVATCVDHLYNTRRRAITGQLNREGYRFPNRRIVRLDGREVHLSVSGEMPDYSIAFLEDGDDKPVHVHSHWVPGKPVWSGTIDGEGVSVQVKPTLTGYALAHSGVSLEADVFTEREAELAALMPIKEPPDTSRLLLCPMPGLVVSIAVAEGQEVKAGETLAIVEAMKMENVLRAERDVTVSKVHAAQGDSLAVDAVIMEFE